A part of Streptococcus porcinus genomic DNA contains:
- a CDS encoding TlyA family RNA methyltransferase produces the protein MPKERVDVLAYKQGLFDTREQAKRGVMAGLVVAVLNGQRYDKPGEKIDETTELKLKGEKLKYVSRGGLKLEKALEVFSISVADKITIDIGASTGGFTDVMLQAGAQLVYAVDVGTNQLVWKLRQDPRVRSMEQYNFRYAQLADFQEGQPTFASIDVSFISLSLILPALHDILANNGQVIALIKPQFEAGRDLVGKNGIVKDKNVHQKVIKEVIAFATKFGFIIKGLDFSPVQGGHGNIEFLIHLQKGSQEVLIDEIDITSLVEKAHKEFDRHEEK, from the coding sequence ATGCCTAAAGAGAGAGTTGATGTCTTAGCCTATAAACAAGGCCTATTTGATACTAGAGAGCAGGCTAAACGAGGAGTTATGGCAGGGCTAGTTGTGGCCGTATTAAATGGTCAACGCTATGATAAACCAGGTGAGAAGATCGATGAAACAACGGAACTTAAGTTAAAAGGCGAAAAACTAAAATATGTCAGTCGTGGTGGGTTGAAACTTGAAAAAGCATTAGAGGTTTTTTCTATTTCCGTGGCTGATAAAATCACAATTGATATAGGTGCTTCCACTGGAGGCTTTACAGATGTCATGCTTCAAGCTGGAGCTCAATTGGTTTATGCTGTTGATGTAGGAACCAACCAATTGGTTTGGAAACTTAGACAAGACCCCCGTGTCAGAAGCATGGAACAGTATAATTTTCGTTATGCACAACTAGCTGATTTTCAAGAGGGGCAACCTACTTTTGCAAGTATCGATGTTTCATTTATCTCCTTGAGTTTGATATTACCAGCTCTTCATGATATTTTAGCTAATAATGGTCAAGTTATTGCCCTAATCAAGCCACAATTTGAGGCAGGTCGGGATTTGGTTGGTAAAAATGGTATTGTCAAGGATAAAAATGTCCACCAAAAAGTCATTAAAGAAGTTATCGCCTTTGCAACAAAATTCGGATTTATAATTAAAGGTTTAGATTTTTCACCAGTTCAAGGTGGCCATGGCAATATTGAATTTTTGATACATTTGCAAAAAGGCTCACAAGAGGTTTTGATTGACGAAATAGATATTACATCTCTTGTTGAAAAAGCACATAAGGAATTTGACAGACATGAAGAAAAGTGA
- a CDS encoding arginine repressor: MKKSERLDLIKKIVLSHDIETQHELLALLKEQGLELTQATISRDMNEIGIVKIPSGSGPYIYGLSQDSGKKITQRPLSIRNSILSISEKNQDLKQHLYLKVVPGNAMVMKRCLYTDFAERIFGVIEDDDSILLLAKTEADADYIRNEVSRWVTNKSL; encoded by the coding sequence ATGAAGAAAAGTGAACGTTTAGATTTAATTAAAAAGATTGTTTTATCGCATGATATTGAAACTCAACATGAGTTATTAGCCTTGCTTAAAGAACAAGGCTTAGAACTTACCCAAGCGACTATTTCTAGAGATATGAATGAGATTGGGATTGTGAAAATACCTTCTGGTTCAGGTCCATACATTTATGGTCTTTCTCAAGATAGCGGCAAAAAGATTACACAACGCCCCTTGTCCATTCGGAATAGTATTTTATCCATTTCAGAGAAAAATCAGGACTTAAAGCAACACCTGTATCTTAAGGTGGTACCTGGAAATGCCATGGTAATGAAACGTTGTCTCTATACTGATTTTGCAGAACGTATCTTTGGTGTCATCGAAGATGATGACAGTATTCTTTTGTTAGCAAAAACAGAGGCTGATGCTGATTACATTAGAAATGAAGTGTCAAGATGGGTAACTAATAAATCATTGTAA
- a CDS encoding polyprenyl synthetase family protein: protein MNKVDKINQALTRFYQEKQAVSEQLIAAIRYSAESGGKRIRPLLLLELLEAFSVTLTDSHYDIAAALEMIHTGSLIHDDLPAMDNDDYRRGCLTNHKKFDEATAILAGDSLFLDAFALIAGTNLSANIKVDLIESLSNSSGTFGMVGGQMLDMKAEGQELTLAELQEIHSHKTGCLLAYPFWAAAKIAEVDEQILLEIYQAGQKVGHAFQVRDDILDVTADFADLGKTPHKDLVAEKMTYPRLLGLEESYCVLNEDIDQSIAILEALRNKVAFKPENIICLIERLRLHA, encoded by the coding sequence ATGAATAAAGTAGATAAGATTAATCAGGCACTCACCCGTTTTTATCAAGAGAAGCAAGCTGTGTCTGAACAGCTCATAGCGGCGATTAGATATTCTGCGGAATCTGGTGGTAAAAGGATTAGGCCCCTCCTCTTATTAGAACTATTAGAGGCTTTTTCAGTGACTTTAACAGATAGTCATTATGATATTGCAGCTGCTCTTGAAATGATTCACACTGGGAGTTTGATCCATGATGATCTCCCAGCTATGGATAATGATGACTATCGTCGTGGTTGCCTTACGAATCATAAAAAATTTGATGAAGCAACGGCTATACTAGCTGGTGATAGTCTCTTTTTGGATGCCTTTGCCTTAATTGCTGGGACAAATTTGTCAGCTAATATAAAGGTTGATTTAATAGAATCTCTTTCGAATTCATCAGGAACTTTTGGTATGGTTGGCGGTCAAATGCTTGATATGAAAGCAGAAGGACAAGAGCTAACTTTAGCAGAGTTGCAAGAGATTCATAGCCATAAAACGGGCTGTTTGCTGGCCTATCCTTTTTGGGCAGCAGCTAAAATAGCAGAAGTGGATGAGCAGATTCTTCTGGAGATTTATCAGGCTGGTCAAAAGGTTGGTCATGCTTTTCAAGTCCGGGATGATATCTTAGATGTTACCGCTGATTTCGCTGACTTAGGTAAAACACCTCACAAAGATTTAGTAGCAGAAAAAATGACCTATCCGCGGCTACTAGGTTTAGAAGAATCTTATTGCGTCTTGAATGAAGATATTGATCAAAGTATTGCAATTTTAGAAGCTTTACGAAATAAAGTTGCTTTTAAGCCTGAAAACATTATTTGCTTGATAGAAAGGTTACGCTTGCATGCCTAA
- a CDS encoding DUF1797 family protein: MESHLVRIINRLELMVNDGGNLKRNFERDGVVVAEVSFANDPESGPVFTLRDVEARESYSFDSIDLIAMEIYDLLY, from the coding sequence ATGGAATCACATTTAGTGAGAATCATTAATCGCCTTGAATTGATGGTCAATGATGGTGGCAATTTAAAAAGAAATTTTGAACGTGATGGTGTTGTAGTTGCTGAAGTCTCTTTTGCAAATGATCCAGAAAGCGGTCCCGTTTTTACATTACGTGATGTGGAAGCGCGTGAATCATACTCATTTGATAGTATTGATTTAATTGCGATGGAAATTTACGATTTATTATATTGA
- a CDS encoding NUDIX domain-containing protein, whose amino-acid sequence MTVPVFGEKSDQKSYQTRYGVYAIIPNQKNDKIILVQAPNGSWFLPGGEIEYGENHTTALERELLEELGFSAEIGYYYGQADEYFYSRHRDTYYHNPAHLYEVTDYHRVCDPLEDFNNLAWFPIEEAIDLLKRGSHKWGVLEWQKHHH is encoded by the coding sequence ATGACAGTCCCAGTTTTCGGTGAAAAAAGTGATCAAAAAAGCTATCAGACCCGTTATGGTGTTTATGCAATTATTCCCAATCAAAAAAATGATAAAATTATTTTAGTACAGGCCCCAAATGGATCTTGGTTCTTACCTGGTGGTGAAATAGAATATGGAGAAAATCATACTACAGCTCTTGAAAGGGAGTTATTGGAGGAACTTGGTTTTTCAGCAGAAATAGGCTACTATTATGGACAAGCAGATGAGTATTTCTACTCTCGTCATCGCGATACCTACTATCATAATCCCGCCCACCTCTATGAAGTAACGGACTATCACAGGGTATGTGATCCTTTAGAAGACTTTAATAATCTAGCATGGTTTCCAATTGAAGAAGCCATTGACCTCTTAAAAAGAGGGAGTCACAAATGGGGTGTTCTAGAATGGCAAAAACACCATCATTAG
- the xseA gene encoding exodeoxyribonuclease VII large subunit, whose translation MSDYLSVSQLTKYLKLKFDRDPYLERVYLTGQVSNFRKRPNHQYFSLKDEGAVIQATIWGGVYKKLGFDLEEGMKVNIVGRVQLYEPSGSYSIIIEKVEPDGIGALALQFEQLKAKLSKEGYFNDNHKQALPQFAKKIGVVTSPSGAVIRDIITTVSRRFPGVDILLFPTKVQGSGAAEEVVTNIALANQRTDLDLLIVGRGGGSIEDLWAFNEEIVVQAIFESRLPIISSVGHETDITLADFVADRRAATPTAAAELATPVTKADIISWISEQQNRAYQANLRLFKQKEDRLAKLSQSVIFRQPERLYDSFLQKIDQLQSQMNYQIKQKLSETQRLEVSLRHRLQSLDILAKLSRYQEKVNYLDQWLQINMQKRYDYSLARFEKAQDTLLALDTERIIARGYGILRKDEEVISSVANIAIGDALDLELQDGQIEVEVKNVKQKTNI comes from the coding sequence ATGTCTGATTATTTAAGTGTTAGTCAATTAACCAAATACCTTAAATTGAAGTTTGACCGTGATCCCTATTTAGAACGGGTTTATCTGACAGGTCAGGTTTCGAATTTTAGAAAAAGACCCAACCATCAATATTTTTCTTTGAAGGACGAAGGAGCAGTTATTCAAGCTACTATTTGGGGTGGCGTCTACAAGAAATTGGGGTTTGATTTAGAAGAAGGGATGAAAGTAAATATAGTTGGCCGTGTGCAGCTTTACGAGCCTTCGGGGAGCTATTCTATTATCATTGAAAAGGTAGAGCCAGATGGTATTGGCGCCTTAGCCCTTCAGTTTGAACAATTAAAAGCTAAACTAAGTAAAGAAGGTTACTTTAATGACAACCACAAGCAAGCTCTGCCACAATTTGCTAAAAAAATTGGTGTTGTAACGAGCCCAAGTGGGGCAGTTATTAGAGATATTATTACCACGGTATCTAGGCGTTTTCCCGGTGTTGATATCCTTTTGTTTCCAACTAAAGTTCAAGGAAGTGGAGCAGCAGAAGAAGTAGTGACCAATATTGCCCTTGCAAACCAAAGAACAGATTTGGATTTATTAATCGTTGGTCGTGGGGGAGGTTCTATTGAAGATCTTTGGGCTTTTAACGAAGAGATAGTTGTTCAAGCTATTTTTGAATCACGCTTACCCATCATCTCAAGTGTTGGTCATGAGACAGATATTACCTTGGCCGATTTTGTAGCTGATCGGCGAGCAGCTACACCGACAGCAGCGGCTGAGCTAGCAACTCCTGTCACTAAAGCTGATATAATTTCTTGGATAAGTGAACAACAAAATAGAGCCTATCAAGCTAATCTACGCTTATTTAAGCAAAAAGAAGATAGGTTAGCCAAGCTTTCACAATCCGTTATATTTAGGCAGCCTGAGCGCCTTTATGATAGCTTTTTACAAAAGATTGATCAACTCCAATCTCAGATGAACTATCAGATCAAACAAAAACTATCTGAAACTCAACGTCTGGAGGTCTCCCTAAGACATCGTCTCCAGTCCTTGGATATACTCGCCAAGTTGAGTCGTTATCAAGAAAAAGTTAATTACCTTGATCAGTGGTTGCAAATCAATATGCAAAAACGTTATGATTATTCTTTGGCCCGATTTGAAAAAGCTCAGGATACTCTGTTAGCTCTAGACACTGAAAGAATCATTGCTAGAGGTTATGGGATTTTACGAAAAGATGAAGAGGTTATATCGTCAGTTGCAAATATAGCAATAGGTGATGCTTTAGACCTTGAACTACAAGATGGACAAATAGAAGTAGAGGTAAAAAATGTCAAGCAAAAAACAAACATTTGA
- a CDS encoding exodeoxyribonuclease VII small subunit translates to MSSKKQTFEEGLQELEAIVTKLENGDVPLEEALAEFQKGMILSKGLQKTLQDAEKTLVKVMQNDGTEVEIDA, encoded by the coding sequence ATGTCAAGCAAAAAACAAACATTTGAAGAAGGCTTACAAGAACTAGAAGCTATTGTTACAAAACTTGAAAATGGGGATGTTCCCTTAGAAGAAGCTTTGGCAGAATTTCAAAAAGGAATGATTCTTTCAAAAGGCCTACAAAAAACGTTGCAAGATGCTGAGAAAACTTTGGTTAAAGTCATGCAAAACGATGGAACAGAAGTTGAGATTGATGCCTGA
- a CDS encoding ATP-dependent Clp protease ATP-binding subunit: MLCQNCKLNEASIHLYANVNGKQRQIDLCQNCYQIMKTDANNSIWGGMRSNPQNQKDSLNPLFDDFFGDLNNFRAFGDLPNTPPTQSGRQNGSGGAGGGNNHNGQGAISGQNARQPQREPGLLEEFGINVTDIARNGDIDPVIGRDEEIIRVIEILNRRTKNNPVLIGEPGVGKTAVVEGLAQKIVDGSVPHKLQHKEVIRLDVVSLVQGTGIRGQFEERMQKLMEEIRNRQDVILFIDEIHEIVGAGTAGDGNMDAGNILKPALARGELQLVGATTLNEYRIIEKDAALERRMQPVKVDEPSVEETITILKGIQAKYEDYHHVKYSQDAIEAAANLSNRYIQDRFLPDKAIDLLDEAGSKMNLTLNFIDPKEIDKRLVEAENLKAQATRDEDFERAAYFRDQIAKYKELQNQKLDDQDTPIITEKTIEAIVEQKTNIPVGDLKEKEQSQLVNLSDDLKAHVIGQDAAVDKIAKAIRRNRVGLGSPNRPIGSFLFVGPTGVGKTELSKQLAIELFGSADNMIRFDMSEYMEKHAVAKLVGAPPGYVGYEEAGQLTEKVRRNPYSLILLDEVEKAHPDVMHMFLQVLDDGRLTDGQGRTVSFKDTIIIMTSNAGTSKAEASVGFGATREGRTNSVLGELSNYFSPEFMNRFDGIIEFQALSKDNLLHIVDLMLADVNTRLAYNNIHLDVTDKVKEKLVDLGYDAKMGARPLRRTIQDYIEDAITDYYLENPTEKDLKAMLTSNGNIVIKSTKKLTKTQPIPQQKD, encoded by the coding sequence ATGCTTTGTCAAAACTGTAAATTAAACGAGGCCTCTATTCACCTATATGCTAATGTGAATGGGAAGCAAAGACAAATTGACCTTTGTCAAAACTGTTATCAAATTATGAAGACTGATGCAAACAACTCGATTTGGGGCGGCATGCGTTCTAACCCCCAAAATCAAAAAGATTCTTTAAACCCTTTATTTGATGATTTCTTTGGTGATCTCAATAACTTTAGAGCTTTTGGGGACTTACCAAATACGCCTCCAACCCAATCTGGCCGGCAAAATGGTAGTGGTGGGGCTGGTGGAGGCAACAACCACAACGGCCAAGGAGCAATTTCTGGCCAAAACGCAAGACAACCTCAAAGAGAGCCCGGTCTCCTTGAAGAGTTTGGGATTAATGTGACTGATATCGCAAGAAATGGTGATATTGATCCTGTTATTGGTCGCGACGAAGAGATTATTCGCGTTATTGAAATTTTGAATCGACGAACTAAGAATAATCCCGTCTTGATTGGTGAGCCAGGAGTTGGTAAAACTGCAGTTGTAGAAGGCTTGGCTCAGAAAATCGTTGATGGCAGTGTTCCTCATAAACTACAACATAAAGAGGTTATCCGTTTAGACGTAGTTAGTCTAGTCCAAGGAACTGGTATTCGTGGACAATTTGAAGAACGTATGCAAAAATTAATGGAAGAGATTCGTAACCGTCAAGATGTTATTCTCTTCATTGATGAGATTCATGAAATAGTTGGTGCTGGTACTGCTGGAGATGGCAATATGGATGCTGGCAATATCTTAAAACCAGCCTTAGCGCGCGGTGAGTTACAGTTGGTTGGGGCAACTACACTCAACGAATACCGCATCATCGAAAAAGATGCAGCCTTAGAGCGTCGAATGCAACCTGTTAAGGTTGATGAGCCTTCTGTGGAAGAAACCATTACCATTCTTAAAGGGATTCAAGCCAAATACGAAGACTATCATCATGTCAAATACAGTCAAGATGCCATTGAAGCAGCTGCTAATTTATCGAATCGATATATCCAAGATCGTTTCTTACCGGATAAAGCTATTGATTTACTTGATGAAGCTGGTTCAAAAATGAATTTAACTCTTAATTTCATTGATCCTAAAGAAATTGATAAACGTTTAGTGGAAGCCGAAAATTTAAAAGCGCAAGCCACCCGCGATGAAGATTTTGAACGCGCAGCTTATTTCCGCGACCAAATCGCTAAGTACAAGGAGCTACAAAATCAAAAGTTAGACGATCAAGATACTCCTATCATTACTGAAAAGACTATTGAAGCAATTGTTGAGCAAAAAACTAATATTCCTGTTGGTGACCTCAAAGAAAAAGAACAATCTCAATTAGTCAACCTATCAGATGATTTGAAAGCTCATGTGATCGGTCAAGATGCTGCTGTTGATAAAATTGCTAAAGCTATTCGTCGCAATCGTGTCGGTTTAGGTAGCCCAAATCGACCAATTGGATCTTTCCTCTTTGTAGGTCCGACTGGAGTAGGGAAAACGGAATTATCTAAACAATTAGCCATTGAACTCTTCGGTTCAGCTGATAATATGATTCGTTTTGACATGTCTGAATATATGGAAAAACACGCTGTTGCTAAGCTAGTGGGCGCTCCTCCAGGATATGTGGGGTATGAAGAAGCTGGTCAATTAACAGAAAAAGTCAGACGAAATCCCTATTCACTGATACTATTAGACGAAGTTGAAAAAGCTCACCCTGATGTTATGCATATGTTTCTTCAAGTTTTAGATGACGGTAGGCTCACTGATGGACAAGGGCGAACAGTCAGCTTTAAAGATACTATTATCATCATGACATCAAATGCAGGTACCAGCAAAGCTGAAGCCTCTGTTGGTTTTGGTGCAACACGCGAAGGACGTACTAATTCTGTTCTAGGAGAATTAAGTAATTACTTCAGTCCAGAATTTATGAACCGTTTTGATGGCATCATTGAATTCCAAGCATTAAGTAAAGACAATTTATTACATATCGTTGATTTAATGTTAGCCGATGTCAATACACGCTTAGCATATAATAATATTCACCTAGATGTTACAGATAAGGTGAAGGAAAAATTAGTTGATCTTGGCTATGATGCTAAGATGGGTGCTCGTCCACTTAGAAGAACGATTCAAGATTATATTGAAGATGCTATCACTGACTACTATCTTGAAAACCCAACTGAGAAAGATCTGAAAGCCATGTTGACTAGTAATGGCAATATAGTTATCAAAAGTACCAAAAAACTTACTAAAACACAGCCTATTCCTCAGCAAAAGGACTAA
- a CDS encoding NAD(P)H-hydrate dehydratase produces MKLSQEFLRQVITKRKRASHKGDYGRLLLIGGLSPYGGAIIMAAKAAIYSGAGLVTVATEKDNICPLHAQLPEAMAFSVDDKTLFLQHIRTADVILIGPGLSENSKAESLFDTVMEQVSEEQILILDGSALNLIAKGKKQVKKGQNLVLTPHEKEWERLSGLAIEKQNLETTQEALSHFPDSTILIAKSHATSIFYQDQIFQIGVGGPYQATAGMGDTLAGMIAGFAGQFQNASLVERLAAATYLHSYIADQLARDNYVALPTTICEQIPYWMKKWCQN; encoded by the coding sequence ATGAAATTATCGCAGGAATTTTTAAGGCAAGTGATTACCAAAAGGAAAAGAGCAAGTCATAAAGGAGATTACGGCCGATTACTTTTAATTGGAGGGCTCTCTCCTTATGGTGGAGCTATCATCATGGCTGCAAAAGCGGCTATTTATAGTGGTGCCGGCTTAGTAACTGTGGCTACTGAAAAAGATAACATCTGTCCACTTCATGCTCAATTACCAGAAGCAATGGCCTTTTCAGTCGATGACAAAACCCTATTCTTACAACATATACGGACTGCGGACGTTATTCTTATCGGTCCTGGACTTTCAGAGAATAGCAAAGCTGAGTCTCTATTTGATACAGTGATGGAGCAGGTGTCAGAGGAGCAGATTTTAATTCTGGATGGCTCTGCCCTAAACCTCATAGCAAAAGGAAAAAAACAAGTTAAGAAAGGTCAGAATCTTGTTTTAACCCCTCACGAAAAAGAATGGGAACGTTTATCAGGACTAGCCATTGAAAAACAGAACTTAGAGACTACTCAAGAAGCTTTAAGTCATTTTCCTGATAGCACTATACTGATTGCAAAAAGTCATGCTACGAGTATTTTCTATCAAGATCAGATCTTTCAAATAGGTGTTGGGGGTCCTTACCAAGCTACGGCAGGTATGGGTGATACACTAGCAGGTATGATAGCTGGCTTTGCTGGTCAATTTCAAAATGCTAGTCTAGTTGAGAGACTGGCTGCGGCAACTTACTTGCATTCTTATATTGCAGACCAACTAGCTAGAGATAACTATGTGGCATTGCCCACTACTATTTGTGAGCAAATACCTTATTGGATGAAAAAATGGTGTCAGAATTAA
- a CDS encoding bifunctional methylenetetrahydrofolate dehydrogenase/methenyltetrahydrofolate cyclohydrolase translates to MVTIIDGKALGQKIQNKLSEKVSDLKREYGIVPGLVVILVGDNPASQVYVRNKEKSAIAAGFKSETVRLSESICQEELIAIIHQYNQDDTIHGILVQLPLPSHINDKKIILEIDPKKDVDGFHPMNTGHLWSGRPLMVPCTPAGIMEMFSDYGIDLEGKHAVIIGRSNIVGKPMAQLLLDKNATVTLTHSRTRHLAEFAKQADILIVAIGQGHFVTEEFIKEGAVVIDVGMNRDDNGKLIGDVDFDQVSQKASYITPVPGGVGPMTITMLLEQTYQSALRSVSK, encoded by the coding sequence ATGGTTACAATTATCGATGGTAAAGCATTAGGACAAAAAATACAAAATAAATTATCTGAAAAAGTAAGTGACTTAAAAAGGGAATATGGAATTGTTCCAGGCTTAGTTGTGATACTTGTAGGTGATAATCCCGCAAGTCAAGTTTATGTCCGAAATAAAGAAAAATCAGCCATTGCGGCAGGTTTTAAGAGTGAGACAGTACGTTTGTCAGAATCAATTTGTCAAGAAGAGTTAATTGCTATTATTCATCAATATAATCAAGATGATACTATTCATGGCATATTAGTTCAGCTACCGTTACCAAGTCACATTAATGACAAAAAGATTATTCTCGAAATTGATCCTAAAAAAGATGTGGACGGTTTTCATCCTATGAATACCGGCCATCTTTGGTCTGGACGACCTCTAATGGTTCCTTGTACCCCAGCTGGTATTATGGAGATGTTTAGCGATTACGGTATTGATTTGGAAGGAAAGCATGCAGTGATTATTGGGCGTTCAAATATCGTTGGTAAACCGATGGCACAGTTATTACTTGATAAAAATGCCACAGTGACTTTAACTCATTCACGAACACGGCATTTAGCAGAATTCGCAAAACAGGCTGATATCCTGATTGTAGCTATTGGACAAGGTCATTTTGTGACAGAAGAATTTATCAAAGAAGGAGCCGTAGTTATTGATGTCGGCATGAATCGTGATGATAATGGTAAATTAATTGGCGATGTAGACTTTGATCAAGTGTCCCAAAAGGCAAGCTATATCACTCCGGTGCCAGGAGGCGTAGGTCCAATGACCATTACGATGTTGCTAGAGCAAACTTATCAGTCCGCCCTAAGAAGTGTGAGCAAATGA
- a CDS encoding DUF1827 family protein, producing MRLINTTSSHPELVQNQLRNTDAQLVEVYSAGNTDVVFTKAPTHYELLISNKYRAIKDEELNTIRHFFLKRKINPELVIPGQSKTLHTNNLIEISFQIKE from the coding sequence ATGAGATTAATCAATACAACAAGCAGTCATCCTGAACTTGTTCAGAATCAACTACGAAATACAGATGCACAGTTGGTTGAGGTCTACTCAGCAGGAAATACTGATGTCGTGTTTACGAAAGCACCCACACATTATGAACTTTTAATTTCCAATAAATATCGTGCTATCAAAGATGAGGAATTAAATACTATTCGTCACTTTTTCCTTAAACGAAAAATTAATCCTGAGTTGGTTATTCCTGGTCAATCAAAAACACTGCACACTAACAATTTGATTGAAATATCTTTCCAAATTAAAGAATAA
- the recN gene encoding DNA repair protein RecN, translated as MLLEISIKNFAIIEEISLSFDNGMTVLTGETGAGKSIIIDAMNMMLGARASIDVIRHGAPKAEIEGFFSIDHKAELMVLLEANGIDVQDELIIRRDIFANGRSVSRINGQMVNLSTLKEVGQFLVDIHGQHDQEELMRSAHHLAILDAFGDPTFQNQKVAYQEIFDNYKKLRKKVIEKQKNARDHKERIDMLAFQMAEIEAVGLQKGEDVSIQSERQRLLNHKQIADTLANAAVLLDNEELSSLSNIRSAMNDLLAIETFDPDYKLMASNITEAYYILEDVNKMLSDTVDNLDFDAGRLLELDSRLDQINSLTRKYGGNVDDLLDYYSNIEKEYQLLTGSESSDEELEIQLKKVEKDLIGQAHILSQERHKLAHQLETDIKQQLKDLYMDKANFEVRLTPSKFNRNGNETVEFYISTNPGEGFKPLVKVASGGELSRLMLAIKAAISSKEDKTSIVFDEVDTGVSGRVAQAIAQKIYKIGKNSQVLAISHLPQVIAIADYQYYISKESKADTTVSKASLLDDDQRVEEIAKMIAGNDITETARQQARDLLQKK; from the coding sequence ATGCTTTTAGAAATTTCGATTAAAAATTTCGCCATTATAGAGGAAATTTCCCTAAGTTTTGACAATGGAATGACAGTTCTTACAGGTGAAACTGGAGCAGGTAAGTCTATCATTATTGATGCTATGAATATGATGCTAGGGGCGCGTGCTAGTATTGACGTGATTAGACATGGTGCTCCAAAGGCTGAGATTGAGGGCTTCTTTTCCATTGACCATAAGGCTGAGTTGATGGTGTTACTAGAAGCAAATGGTATTGATGTTCAGGATGAATTGATCATTCGCCGAGATATTTTTGCTAACGGACGTAGTGTCAGTCGTATTAACGGCCAGATGGTTAACCTCTCCACATTAAAAGAAGTAGGCCAATTTTTAGTTGATATCCATGGCCAACATGATCAAGAAGAATTGATGAGGTCTGCTCACCATTTAGCAATTTTAGATGCCTTTGGCGATCCAACATTTCAAAACCAAAAAGTAGCCTATCAAGAGATTTTTGACAATTACAAAAAGCTTCGCAAAAAGGTCATTGAAAAACAAAAGAATGCACGTGATCATAAGGAACGCATTGATATGTTGGCATTTCAAATGGCTGAAATTGAGGCAGTCGGCTTGCAAAAAGGTGAAGATGTTTCTATTCAATCGGAGAGACAGCGGCTTTTGAATCATAAACAAATCGCTGATACTCTAGCAAATGCAGCAGTTCTTCTAGACAACGAGGAGTTGTCCAGTTTGTCCAATATCCGTTCTGCTATGAATGATCTTTTAGCGATAGAAACGTTTGATCCAGACTATAAATTAATGGCAAGCAATATTACGGAAGCTTACTATATTTTGGAAGATGTTAATAAAATGTTATCAGATACTGTAGATAATTTGGATTTTGATGCAGGTCGACTCCTAGAACTAGATAGTCGTTTGGATCAAATTAACAGCTTGACACGAAAATATGGTGGAAATGTCGATGATCTCTTAGATTACTACAGTAATATTGAAAAAGAATATCAGCTTTTGACGGGCAGTGAAAGTTCAGATGAAGAGCTAGAAATACAACTCAAAAAAGTAGAAAAAGATTTAATCGGCCAAGCTCATATTTTAAGTCAGGAGCGACATAAACTGGCACATCAATTAGAAACAGACATCAAACAGCAGCTAAAAGATTTATATATGGATAAAGCTAATTTTGAAGTGCGTTTAACTCCTTCAAAGTTTAACCGAAATGGTAATGAAACTGTTGAGTTTTATATTTCAACAAATCCTGGTGAAGGCTTTAAGCCCTTAGTTAAAGTGGCTTCAGGTGGTGAATTATCACGCTTGATGTTAGCCATAAAGGCAGCTATTTCAAGTAAGGAAGACAAAACGAGTATTGTCTTTGACGAGGTTGATACGGGAGTGTCTGGGCGTGTTGCGCAGGCTATTGCTCAAAAAATTTATAAAATTGGAAAGAATAGTCAAGTACTTGCCATTTCACATTTACCGCAGGTTATTGCCATTGCAGATTATCAGTATTATATTTCTAAAGAAAGCAAGGCTGATACCACAGTTTCAAAAGCAAGCTTATTAGACGACGATCAACGTGTGGAGGAAATTGCTAAGATGATTGCGGGTAATGACATAACGGAAACAGCACGCCAACAAGCACGGGATTTATTACAGAAAAAGTGA